The following nucleotide sequence is from uncultured Draconibacterium sp..
CCTCAAGTAAAGACTTTGCCTATTGGCTATCGCCGCAAAGCGAGCTGGCCGGAAAAACACTGGGGATTATTGGTTTCGGGCAGATTGGACAAGCCGTTGCCCCCATAGCACTTGCTTTTGGGATGAAAGTTATTTTTAACAACCGCAGCAAAAAATCCACAACGCTTGATGCCTGCCAGGTAGATCTTGATACTTTACTGCAGACCAGCGATTTTATCAGTATCAACTGTCCGCTTACCGATGACAACCAGGGGTTTATTAATAAAACAAGCATTGCCAAAATGAAATCAACGGCTTTTGTGATAAACACGGGCCGCGGACCACTGATAAATGAACAGGATCTGGCTGATGCACTAAACAACGACGAGATTGCCGGCGCCGGCCTCGATGTATTGGCGGTGGAACCGGCACTGCCCGAAAATCCTCTGCCAAAAGCAAAGAATTGCTTTATAACGCCACATATTGCCTGGGCAACTCTTGAAGCCCGCCAACGGTTAATGCAGATTGCGGCTGATAACCTGAATGCATTTATTGATGGTAGACCGATTAATGTGGTTGGTATTTGATAAAACAGTAAGATATTCCTCGCTTCGCTCGGAATGATAAAACTTTATGAAGGCATGCAATTAGTGGAAATATTTGTCATTCTGAGTGAAAGAAGATGTAGCAAAAAAATCCTTTTCATTCTTTATAAATGATCCCTGGGTTTATTAATCGTTAAGAAAATATAAAGGTCTTCAAAGCCACGCAACTTTTTAAATCCCTCGTGCGTTTTATCAATACACGAAGGGGTTAATTGTGTTGCTAAAAATATTACATATTGTATTGCTGGCATCGGTAAAGTATATTGTTACTCTTCCTTATGCCATGATTATCGGCCTTGATTACAAGTACGCGCTGCTAGCTGTGCTTACCGGGGGGATAGGCGGATTTCTGTTTTTTTACTACATCAGCAAACCCTTAAACCGCGGATTAATGCTTTTGTGGCCATGTTTGTGCAAAGCTATTCCGAATTCTATGCGAGGACGCTACCGCAATTGGTGCATTAATAGATCAAAGAAAAAGAAGAAACGAATATTTACCCGGAAAAACCGTTTCATCTCCCGCATGAAATCGAACTACGGATTTTGGGGAGTTATAATTGCCACACCGGTTATTTTAACCATTCCCATTGGCGCTTTTCTGGCCAA
It contains:
- a CDS encoding D-2-hydroxyacid dehydrogenase, which codes for MKIVVLDGYALNPGDLNWDDLEALGELTIYDRTTPEQTLERAADAEIVYTNKVILNREIISNLPRLKFIGVLATGYNVVDITAANDAGVTVCNIPAYSTQSVAQLVFAHILHFTNKVGLHAKSVSNGDWASSKDFAYWLSPQSELAGKTLGIIGFGQIGQAVAPIALAFGMKVIFNNRSKKSTTLDACQVDLDTLLQTSDFISINCPLTDDNQGFINKTSIAKMKSTAFVINTGRGPLINEQDLADALNNDEIAGAGLDVLAVEPALPENPLPKAKNCFITPHIAWATLEARQRLMQIAADNLNAFIDGRPINVVGI